One stretch of Hemitrygon akajei chromosome 18, sHemAka1.3, whole genome shotgun sequence DNA includes these proteins:
- the vps25 gene encoding vacuolar protein-sorting-associated protein 25, with protein sequence MSFEWPWQYNFPPFYTLQPNVNTQRKQLAAWCSLVLSYLRYHKLYTIDVLEAQESPLFSNKKIQRKFPLEAIQVVLEELRKKGNLEWIDKNKTRCLIMWRRPEEWGKLVYQWVSKNGLTNSVFTFYELSNGDDTVGEEFHGLEEWLLLRALQALQSERKAEIITLADSKGVKFF encoded by the exons ACTACAACCAAATGTTAACACACAGCGCAAGCAACTGGCGGCATGGTGCTCACTGGTGCTCTCCTATCTACGCTATCACAAGCTTTACACTATTGATGTTTTGGAGGCCCAAGAAAGCCCACTGTTCAGCAATAAGAAGATCCAAA GGAAGTTTCCCTTAGAAGCTATCCAAGTTGTATTAGAAGAACTCCGGAAGAAAG gaaacttaGAATGGATTGATAAAAATAAAACTCGCTGTCTCATTATGTGGAGGAGaccagaagaatggggaaaacttGTGTATCAGTGG GTTTCAAAGAATGGCTTGACAAACTCTGTATTTACATTTTATGAACTTTCCAATGGTGATGACACTGTAGGTGAAG AGTTCCACGGTTTGGAAGAATGGCTTCTGCTACGGGCACTGCAAGCTCTACAGTCTGAGCGAAAAGCAGAGATTATCACCCTTGCCGACAGTAAAGGGGTCAAGTTCTTCTGA